In the genome of Vicia villosa cultivar HV-30 ecotype Madison, WI linkage group LG7, Vvil1.0, whole genome shotgun sequence, one region contains:
- the LOC131617812 gene encoding ribonuclease 3-like protein 2, with amino-acid sequence MKMEASISAVEKIIGYTFHNKNLLEQALTHTSYPEAISYERLEFVGDAVLGLAFSNHLFLAYTSVDPGQLSLLRAANVSTEKLARAAVRNGLHHYVRHNTLSIVDMINEFAEAVDSEDDCVVVKYGGSVKAPKILADIIESIAAAVYVDVDFDLKRLWVIIRGLLEPIVTLQDLDQKPQPVTMLYEICQKNGKKVEIEQHRNGAKSTASVYVDGELVASASSDQKDIARLEAAKAALDKLESLFPATSMMPDCCGDIDSTFVIEAAKQKLYAVCGKKKWPKPVYSIEKDEGTPQDKIFVCAVQITTPAAILKMSGDEKSRVKDAENSAASLMIRALQQHKYV; translated from the exons atgaaaatggaaGCTTCAATTTCTGCAGTGGAGAAAATAATCGGTTACACTTTTCATAACAAGAACCTTCTAGAACAAGCCCTCACCCATACTTCTTACCCTGAAGCTATTTCTTACGAGCGTCTTGAATTCGTCGGCGACGCCGTTTTAGGCCTCGCTTTCAGCAACCATCTCTTCCTCGCTTATACCTCCGTTGATCCCGGTCAACTCTCCCTCCTCCGTGCCGCTAATGTTAGCACCGAGAAACTCGCACGCGCCGCCGTTCGTAATGGTCTACACCATTATGTACGTCACAACACGCTTTCTATTGTTGATATGATTAACGAGTTTGCTGAAGCGGTTGATTCTGAGGATGATTGTGTTGTTGTTAAGTATGGTGGATCGGTGAAAGCTCCAAAGATTCTCGCTGATATTATCGAGTCTATCGCCGCTGCTGTTTATGTTGACGTTGATTTCGACCTAAAAAGATTATGGGTG ATAATAAGAGGTCTTTTGGAGCCGATAGTTACACTGCAAGATTTGGACCAAAAACCGCAACCGGTGACAATGCTGTACGAGATCTGCCAAAAGAATGGTAAAAAAGTTGAAATCGAACAACACAGAAATGGGGCCAAAAGCACTGCTAGTGTCTATGTTGACGGAGAGTTGGTTGCATCCGCTTCCTCGGACCAGAAGGACATTGCAAGGCTTGAGGCTGCCAAGGCTGCCTTGGATAAACTAGAAAGCTTATTTCCTGCAACTTCCATGATGCCGGACTGTTGTGGCGATATTGATAGCACCTTTGTAATTGAAGCCGCCAAGCAGAAATTATACGCAGTTTGTGGGAAGAAAAAGTGGCCCAAACCAGTATACAG CATTGAGAAAGACGAAGGTACTCCGCAGGATAAGATATTTGTTTGTGCTGTTCAGATAACTACTCCGGCGGCTATACTCAAAATGTCTGGAGACGAAAAATCTCGAGTGAAGGATGCAGAAAACTCTGCAGCTTCCTTGATGATTCGGGCCTTACAACAACACAAGTATGTGTGA